One genomic window of Motacilla alba alba isolate MOTALB_02 chromosome 1, Motacilla_alba_V1.0_pri, whole genome shotgun sequence includes the following:
- the GPR83 gene encoding probable G-protein coupled receptor 83: MLSCFVWLTLPDLVNAFVTPGKLSLNGSLEKTFVVPNVSGFFSWDNDSLADWQSFVDRSRYGAESQSTTVKALLIAAYSFIIVFALFGNVLVCHVVIKTKRVHSATSLFIVNLAVADIMITLLNTPFTLARFVNSTWIFGKGMCHVSRFAQYCSLHVSALTLTAIAVDRHQVIMHPLKPRISTGKGVMYISVIWIMATCFSLPHAIYQKLFTFEYSEDVTRCLCLPDFPEPADLFWKYLDLTTFILLYVLPLLIISAAYVTVAKKLWLRNVIGDVTVEQYFVLRRKNKKTIKMLMLVVVLFAVCWFPLNCYVVLLSSQTIHTNNALYFAFHWFAMSSTCYNPFIYCWLNDSFRSELKALLNMCRKPARPTEQRLPSTVPSYRLAWPENGNFKRLQASHVLPPSSTMQSGKTDISAVEPVVAVS, encoded by the exons ATGTTATCCTGTTTTGTCTGGCTCACCCTCCCCGACTTGGTTAACGCCTTTGTGACCCCAGGAAAGTTGTCCCTCAATGGGAGCCTGGAAAAGACTTTTGTAGTCCCGAACGTGTCGGGTTTCTTTTCCTGGGATAATGACAGCCTGGCCGACTGGCAGAGCTTTGTGGACAGGAGCCGCTACGGAGCGGAGTCGCAGAGCACCACGGTGAAAGCCCTGCTCATCGCCGCCTACTCCTTCATCATCGTCTTCGCCCTCTTCGGCAATGTCCTGGTCTGTCACGTTGTCATCAAGACGAAGCGCGTGCACTCTGCCACCAGCTTGTTCATTGTGAACCTGGCTGTCGCCGATATCATGATCACGCTGCTCAACACACCTTTCACGCTG GCTCGTTTTGTGAACAGTACCTGGATCTTTGGGAAGGGGATGTGCCATGTCAGTAGGTTTGCACAGTACTGCTCCCTCCACGTCTCTGCCTTGACCCTTACAGCCATTGCTGTGGACAGGCACCAG GTTATAATGCACCCCCTGAAACCTCGCATATCTACTGGAAAAGGTGTTATGTACATCTCTGTAATCTGGATCATGGCAACTTGTTTTTCCCTACCACATGCTATCTACCAAAAGCTCTTTACCTTTGAATACAG TGAGGATGTTACCCGGTGCCTGTGTCTGCCGGATTTCCCTGAGCCCGCTGACCTCTTTTGGAAGTACCTTGATTTAACAACCTTCATTTTGCTCTATGTCCTGCCCCTTCTGATCATCTCTGCTGCCTACGTGACAGTGGCAAAGAAGCTCTGGCTGCGCAATGTCATCGGGGACGTCACCGTTGAGCAGTACTTCGTCCTGCGCAGAAAGAACAAGAAGACCATCAAGATGCTGATGCTCGTTGTCGTCCTCTTTGCAGTCTGCTGGTTCCCCTTGAATTGCTACGTCGTCCTCCTCTCCAGCCAGACCATCCACACCAACAACGCCCTGTACTTTGCCTTCCACTGGTTTGCAATGAGCAGCACCTGCTACAACCCCTTCATCTACTGCTGGCTCAATGACAGCTTCCGATCGGAACTAAAGGCTTTGCTCAACATGTGCAGAAAACCCGCCAGGCCCACGGAACAGAGGCTTCCCTCCACAGTCCCATCCTACCGACTGGCTTGGCCAGAAAACGGCAACTTCAAGAGGTTGCAGGCCTCCCATGTCCTTCCACCATCCTCCACCATGCAGTCAGGAAAGACAGACATCTCTGCAGTTGAGCCAGTAGTAGCTGTGAGCTAA